One part of the Fibrobacter sp. UWR4 genome encodes these proteins:
- the slyD gene encoding peptidylprolyl isomerase, producing the protein MKIADKTVVQMHYTLTSDEGQVIDSSAGRDPLQYIQGMHMIVVGLEKAMYDHEVGDKFDVKVIPSEGYGEYDERMTQEVPVSVFQGVDKVEAGMQFYANTPAGPMPIRVKSVNGDKAVIDANHELAGKNLNFAIEVVEVREATEQDLAPFQQHQCKCGKGEGECCGGKGDGECDCNGEGECKCGGEGDCKCKDK; encoded by the coding sequence ATGAAGATTGCTGACAAGACCGTTGTCCAGATGCACTACACTCTCACCTCCGACGAAGGTCAGGTTATCGACTCCTCCGCTGGCCGCGACCCCCTCCAGTACATCCAGGGCATGCACATGATCGTCGTTGGTCTGGAAAAGGCCATGTACGACCACGAAGTCGGCGACAAGTTCGACGTGAAGGTGATTCCGTCCGAAGGCTACGGTGAATACGACGAACGTATGACTCAGGAAGTTCCTGTCAGTGTTTTCCAGGGCGTCGACAAGGTCGAAGCCGGCATGCAGTTCTACGCAAACACTCCGGCAGGCCCCATGCCCATCCGCGTGAAGTCCGTCAACGGTGACAAGGCTGTGATTGACGCAAACCATGAACTGGCTGGCAAGAACCTTAACTTCGCTATCGAAGTGGTGGAAGTTCGCGAAGCTACCGAACAGGATTTGGCTCCGTTCCAGCAGCACCAGTGCAAGTGCGGCAAGGGTGAAGGGGAATGCTGTGGCGGTAAGGGCGACGGCGAATGCGATTGCAATGGCGAAGGTGAATGCAAATGCGGTGGCGAAGGCGACTGCAAGTGCAAGGATAAGTAG
- a CDS encoding DnaA ATPase domain-containing protein, producing the protein MPNTVSLLDVVSSPWQSVLEQVRTQCNDYFGLTIFDEVGFEGVVDGYASLTVPNELCESWVNTHYGSILRKAFSSVYGSQFKDFRIKMVAPSQSIPEMKLTTPKAPLIPVPARPKAAAPRASRRPKLKLYPSFTFDNFVEGECNSIALKACRTVSENPGNPDLNPLFVYGASGLGKTHLLQSIAVNIQKNNPSVRVLYCDAFEFLRDSTAMAKALKLRTGNVRELAQAYQDKYEDCDVLLLDDVQLLEKGLVSQERLAILIRELRAHGKQVVLSCDRHPSTFTGVDSKTEVDANSKAGIPSISAKLLAPLQSCVAVGLEQPDLHTRLQLIQAKSVKIPFVQRDREEICRFLSIPPRQNIRIIEGILNWLGAMNQFCQENLDLNAVKRLMAPADSNQRVELTLKGIAETVAFEFGTDLVALSSHRQDAGVSLPRKVAMYLCRELTTESLQNVGAIFKRDYATVIAAIKSLTKQLDVDQDLARKVQDIRYLLEA; encoded by the coding sequence GTGCCCAATACGGTTTCATTATTAGATGTTGTTTCGTCGCCCTGGCAATCTGTTCTCGAGCAGGTTCGCACTCAGTGCAATGACTACTTTGGCCTGACCATTTTTGATGAAGTTGGTTTTGAAGGTGTAGTTGACGGATACGCTTCCCTTACTGTTCCCAATGAACTTTGTGAAAGTTGGGTGAATACCCACTATGGCTCCATTTTGCGAAAGGCTTTTTCTTCCGTTTATGGATCCCAGTTCAAGGATTTCCGTATTAAGATGGTGGCTCCCTCCCAGTCTATTCCGGAGATGAAGCTTACCACTCCCAAGGCACCCCTCATTCCGGTACCTGCACGTCCCAAGGCTGCTGCCCCCAGGGCTTCGCGCCGCCCCAAGCTGAAGCTCTATCCTAGTTTTACCTTCGATAACTTCGTGGAAGGTGAATGCAATTCCATCGCCCTGAAGGCCTGTAGGACCGTATCCGAAAATCCTGGCAATCCGGATTTGAATCCCCTGTTCGTTTATGGGGCATCCGGCTTGGGCAAGACTCATTTGCTCCAGTCCATTGCGGTGAATATCCAGAAGAACAACCCTTCTGTGAGGGTTCTTTACTGCGACGCTTTTGAATTCCTTCGCGACTCTACCGCCATGGCCAAGGCCTTGAAACTTAGGACGGGCAATGTCCGTGAGTTGGCTCAGGCTTATCAGGACAAGTACGAAGACTGTGATGTGCTCCTGCTGGACGACGTTCAGCTTCTGGAAAAGGGTCTTGTCTCCCAGGAACGCCTTGCTATCCTGATCCGTGAACTTCGTGCTCACGGCAAGCAGGTGGTGCTGTCTTGCGATCGTCATCCCTCTACTTTTACTGGCGTGGACAGCAAGACGGAAGTGGATGCTAACTCCAAGGCAGGCATTCCCAGCATTTCCGCAAAGCTTCTGGCTCCTCTGCAGTCCTGTGTGGCTGTAGGCCTGGAACAGCCGGATCTTCATACTAGACTGCAGCTTATTCAGGCAAAGTCTGTGAAAATTCCTTTTGTACAGCGTGATAGGGAAGAAATCTGCAGGTTCCTTTCTATTCCGCCCAGGCAGAACATTCGTATTATCGAAGGCATCCTAAATTGGTTAGGTGCGATGAACCAGTTCTGCCAGGAAAATCTTGACCTGAACGCCGTCAAGCGCCTGATGGCTCCAGCGGATTCGAATCAGCGTGTGGAACTTACCCTGAAGGGTATTGCCGAAACAGTCGCCTTCGAGTTTGGTACGGACCTGGTGGCCCTTTCTAGCCATCGTCAGGATGCCGGCGTATCCTTGCCTCGCAAGGTGGCCATGTATCTCTGTCGTGAACTGACGACAGAATCCCTGCAGAATGTGGGTGCGATTTTCAAACGTGATTATGCCACGGTAATCGCCGCCATCAAGTCACTCACAAAGCAGTTGGATGTGGACCAGGACCTTGCCCGCAAGGTTCAGGACATCCGGTATTTGCTGGAAGCCTAG
- a CDS encoding NAD(P)-dependent oxidoreductase, protein MLALVTGGAGVVGKALCRELLQRGVCVRVLTLPGDTLARFLPPEVEVFYGDVTDPSSLKPAFDGVDVVYHLAAILLSTKKGSFDRVNAGGTQNVVYAAVAAGVKRLLYVSSISVTYPVLTEYGQSKLKGESIVKEAGERSGLQWTIVRPTLVIGDGGGIEFRMYANYVKKFPVYLLPGGGRSLKKPVRSEDLVKGIASAGLSGHGVGKTYALCGSREVSMAQMAEFVLKQAGKRHLMIPLPWWISRKLAVLKSWIGGKPVTAEQALAGFLYDAVPTLDAASRDLNYQPGTPFEE, encoded by the coding sequence ATGCTTGCTTTGGTGACGGGTGGCGCCGGCGTCGTAGGGAAGGCGCTGTGCCGGGAGCTCTTGCAACGCGGTGTGTGTGTGCGCGTTCTGACTCTACCGGGCGATACGTTGGCAAGGTTTCTTCCTCCCGAAGTGGAGGTTTTCTATGGGGATGTGACGGATCCGTCCTCCCTGAAACCAGCCTTTGATGGTGTGGACGTTGTCTACCATCTGGCGGCCATTCTTCTATCCACGAAAAAGGGTTCCTTTGACCGCGTCAACGCTGGCGGGACCCAGAATGTGGTATACGCTGCCGTTGCTGCAGGCGTAAAACGTCTCCTTTACGTTTCCAGTATTTCCGTGACCTATCCGGTCCTGACGGAATATGGCCAGAGCAAGCTGAAGGGCGAATCCATCGTGAAGGAAGCGGGGGAAAGGTCCGGACTTCAATGGACCATCGTGCGCCCCACCCTGGTGATCGGTGACGGAGGTGGCATTGAATTCAGGATGTACGCCAACTACGTGAAGAAATTCCCCGTGTACCTGCTTCCTGGCGGGGGAAGGTCCCTCAAGAAACCGGTCCGTAGTGAGGATCTGGTGAAAGGCATTGCATCGGCTGGCCTATCCGGACATGGGGTGGGCAAGACCTATGCCCTCTGCGGATCCAGGGAGGTTTCCATGGCGCAGATGGCGGAATTCGTCCTGAAACAGGCTGGGAAGCGTCATTTGATGATCCCTCTGCCCTGGTGGATTTCCAGGAAATTGGCGGTATTGAAGAGCTGGATCGGTGGAAAACCGGTAACCGCTGAACAGGCCTTGGCCGGTTTCCTTTATGATGCGGTGCCGACTCTGGATGCTGCGTCCAGAGATTTGAACTATCAGCCAGGAACTCCTTTCGAAGAATAG
- a CDS encoding U32 family peptidase C-terminal domain-containing protein: MFKPELLAPAGDPTRMKYAFAYGADAVFAGQPTFSLRSRENGFKNLDDLAEGIAYAHARGKKFYLTSNIIPRNVKVEAFQKALLAAIDLGPDALIVADPGFVGWIRKVRPEAEIHLSVQANCTNYLTAQFWHDLGVKRVILSRELRLPEILEMKKLLPSLELEVFVHGAVCMSMSGRCMLSNWVVHRDANLGACDNSCRMPYRLYANEGPQVEDYREHEGNFTLQRTDRPELEPIALDEDTWGTYFMSSRDLCAIEVVPELIKGGLESFKIEGRTKSVYYLSQVVRAYRMAIDSCFEQIDAGKEPAISDESRRAVTYLDGRGFMQGFLKGPLPQNYESTHVPADAGCVAAQILDYDVASHSVRVNVKNPFTLDDKLELMTPAGMATCAVESMNDFRGAAADRLNPGTEGRIFLPKDVKIDDNNAEFSFFVKDFPQKSV, encoded by the coding sequence ATGTTTAAGCCTGAATTGCTTGCTCCCGCTGGGGATCCGACTCGAATGAAATATGCCTTCGCCTACGGTGCGGATGCTGTATTTGCCGGGCAGCCGACCTTCTCCCTCCGCTCCCGCGAGAACGGTTTTAAGAACCTGGACGACCTGGCGGAAGGGATCGCCTACGCCCATGCCCGCGGGAAGAAGTTCTATCTCACCAGCAACATCATTCCCCGTAACGTGAAGGTGGAGGCTTTCCAGAAGGCTCTGCTTGCGGCTATTGACTTGGGCCCGGACGCTCTGATTGTGGCTGACCCTGGCTTTGTGGGGTGGATCCGTAAGGTTCGTCCTGAGGCTGAAATTCACTTGTCTGTGCAGGCCAACTGCACCAACTACTTGACGGCTCAGTTCTGGCATGACCTGGGCGTGAAGCGCGTCATCCTGAGCCGTGAATTGCGCCTGCCTGAAATTCTCGAGATGAAGAAGCTTCTTCCGAGCTTGGAACTGGAAGTGTTCGTTCATGGTGCTGTCTGTATGTCCATGTCCGGACGCTGTATGCTTTCCAACTGGGTGGTCCATCGTGACGCCAACCTGGGTGCATGCGATAATTCTTGCCGTATGCCTTACCGTCTCTATGCCAATGAAGGTCCGCAGGTGGAAGACTACCGCGAACATGAAGGCAACTTTACCCTTCAGCGTACGGACCGTCCGGAACTGGAACCTATAGCTCTGGACGAAGATACCTGGGGTACCTACTTCATGAGCAGTCGTGACCTGTGCGCAATCGAAGTGGTTCCCGAATTAATCAAGGGCGGTCTGGAATCCTTCAAGATCGAAGGCCGAACCAAGTCCGTCTACTACCTGAGCCAGGTGGTCCGTGCATACCGTATGGCAATCGATTCCTGCTTCGAACAGATCGATGCCGGAAAGGAACCCGCAATTTCAGACGAAAGTCGCCGTGCAGTCACCTATCTGGATGGTCGAGGCTTTATGCAGGGCTTCCTCAAGGGACCTCTGCCCCAGAATTACGAATCCACTCATGTGCCCGCCGATGCAGGTTGCGTTGCCGCCCAGATCCTGGACTATGATGTGGCCTCCCACTCCGTGCGAGTTAACGTGAAGAATCCCTTCACTCTGGATGACAAGCTGGAGTTGATGACCCCTGCAGGAATGGCGACCTGTGCTGTTGAATCCATGAACGACTTCCGTGGTGCAGCTGCCGATAGGCTGAATCCGGGTACGGAAGGTCGTATTTTCCTCCCGAAAGATGTAAAAATTGACGATAATAATGCGGAATTTTCCTTTTTTGTGAAGGATTTTCCCCAAAAATCCGTTTAA